One window of Gammaproteobacteria bacterium genomic DNA carries:
- a CDS encoding ATP-binding cassette domain-containing protein — AVPGASYFVSTRATARTPTKHPALRLRGGRRTPLVRYRSLASMCSFPELIILDEPTTGVDPVSRRDFWNILAQLIQEKGITALVSTAYLDEAARFHHISLVLGGKVLAQGEPQEIAHLTPGRIVALHSTQQLETLERLREHFPQVESLGSWIRSFVDENDDAAAISRIKGVLGALPVDDIHVSEPELEDVFITLLRQRSAAQPQSPGDTPPSPSQWTHNAQQGAATQGQHHTIEALDLSKDFGRFRAVEQASFRVPQGEIFGLLGANGAGKTTVIKMLTGILRPNSGVGRVAGVDMRRAGQRIKGRIGYMSQAFSLYLDLTVLENINLYAGIYGLSGNEKRQRTAWVVKMAGLSSHETDRASSLPIGLRQRLELGCALVHRPQVLFLDEPTSGVDPLGRRRF; from the coding sequence ACGCCGTGCCGGGTGCCTCCTATTTTGTCTCCACCCGCGCTACCGCGCGGACTCCGACAAAACATCCGGCCCTACGGCTACGCGGGGGGCGTCGCACACCGCTCGTCCGCTATCGCTCCCTCGCTTCCATGTGCTCCTTCCCCGAGCTTATTATTCTTGACGAGCCTACCACCGGCGTAGACCCGGTCTCGCGCCGCGACTTCTGGAACATCCTTGCGCAACTGATTCAGGAAAAAGGCATTACCGCGCTGGTGTCCACGGCCTATCTCGACGAAGCGGCGCGTTTTCATCATATCTCCCTGGTACTTGGCGGCAAGGTGCTTGCCCAGGGCGAACCGCAGGAAATAGCGCATCTGACGCCGGGCCGTATTGTTGCGCTGCACAGCACTCAACAGCTGGAGACCCTGGAAAGACTACGGGAGCATTTCCCGCAGGTCGAGTCATTAGGATCGTGGATACGCAGCTTCGTGGATGAAAACGACGATGCCGCTGCTATAAGCAGGATAAAAGGCGTGCTTGGTGCGCTGCCTGTGGATGACATCCATGTATCAGAGCCCGAACTGGAGGATGTATTCATCACGCTGCTTAGACAGCGCTCAGCCGCGCAGCCGCAATCCCCAGGGGATACGCCACCCTCCCCTTCTCAGTGGACCCATAATGCGCAACAAGGCGCTGCTACGCAAGGACAGCATCACACCATTGAAGCGCTTGATTTAAGCAAAGACTTCGGTAGGTTTCGCGCCGTAGAGCAGGCGAGCTTCCGCGTTCCGCAAGGGGAAATCTTCGGTCTGCTGGGCGCCAACGGGGCAGGCAAGACCACTGTGATCAAAATGCTCACCGGAATCCTGCGCCCTAACAGCGGCGTAGGACGTGTGGCCGGCGTTGACATGCGCCGCGCCGGACAACGCATCAAAGGGCGTATCGGTTATATGTCGCAGGCGTTTTCGCTTTATCTTGATCTCACGGTATTGGAGAACATCAACTTGTACGCCGGCATCTACGGACTAAGCGGTAACGAGAAACGCCAGCGCACCGCCTGGGTGGTGAAGATGGCGGGCCTGAGCAGTCACGAAACGGACCGCGCCAGCAGTCTGCCAATAGGTTTGCGGCAACGCCTGGAGCTGGGCTGCGCCTTGGTGCACCGCCCACAGGTGCTGTTTCTCGATGAACCGACATCGGGTGTGGACCCCTTGGGGCGGCGCCGGTTCTAG
- a CDS encoding ABC transporter ATP-binding protein has protein sequence MNAPQDTVFHAQQLSKIYRMGEVEVHALRSLNLEIYQGEFVVLLGPSGSGKSTLLNILGGLDTPASGVARWRDHDLAKADEHELTRYRREHVGFVFQFYNLIPSLTVRENVALVTEIAPHPMSPEEALERVGLGQRLDHFPSQLSGGEQQRVAIARAIAKRPDVLLCDEPTGALDYETGKVVLEEIAMINRELGATAVVITHNAAIAGMADRVMHLADGRITRVERNTHKLTPEELRW, from the coding sequence ATGAACGCGCCGCAAGACACCGTTTTCCATGCGCAACAGCTCAGCAAGATTTACCGCATGGGCGAAGTTGAGGTGCACGCGTTGCGCTCCTTGAATCTGGAAATTTATCAGGGTGAGTTCGTGGTGCTGCTCGGGCCTTCGGGAAGCGGCAAGTCCACGCTGCTCAATATTCTGGGCGGCCTGGACACGCCCGCCAGCGGCGTCGCCCGGTGGCGCGACCATGATCTGGCGAAGGCCGACGAGCACGAACTCACGCGATATCGCCGCGAGCACGTGGGCTTCGTATTTCAATTTTACAATCTGATTCCCAGTCTCACGGTGCGCGAAAACGTCGCGCTGGTCACCGAGATCGCGCCTCACCCCATGTCGCCCGAAGAAGCCTTGGAGCGCGTGGGGCTCGGCCAGCGCCTGGATCACTTTCCTTCGCAGCTCTCCGGCGGCGAGCAACAGCGCGTCGCCATTGCGCGCGCCATCGCCAAGCGCCCCGATGTGCTGCTGTGCGACGAGCCCACCGGCGCGCTCGATTATGAAACCGGCAAGGTAGTGCTGGAGGAGATCGCCATGATCAACCGCGAACTTGGCGCCACTGCGGTAGTGATCACGCACAACGCCGCCATCGCCGGCATGGCGGACCGTGTCATGCATCTCGCCGACGGCCGCATCACGCGCGTTGAACGCAATACGCACAAACTAACCCCGGAGGAGCTGCGCTGGTGA